A genome region from Carya illinoinensis cultivar Pawnee chromosome 2, C.illinoinensisPawnee_v1, whole genome shotgun sequence includes the following:
- the LOC122296878 gene encoding G-box-binding factor 1-like isoform X1 — protein MGTGEEGTPTKPSKTASSTQEIPTTHYYPDWSSSMQAYYGPGATPPPFFASTVASPTPHPYMWGSQHPLIPPYGTPVPYPALYPPGGVYAHPNMTMTPNSVQTNAELEGKGPDGKDKASAKKSKVTSGNSSKAGESAKAASGSGNDGASQSAESCTEGSSDGSDENNDQQDFAAGKKGSFHQMLADGANAQNTTVGGIVQGSVPGKPVASMPATNLNIGMDLWNASPGGAGAAKVRPNPSGTSSTLEGVMPEQWGQDERELKRQKRKQSNRESARRSRLRKQQECEELQARVENLNNENRTLRDELQRLSKECEKLTSENGSIMEELTSICGPDAIAKLEQNIPTSVLQSHGGDGNS, from the exons ATGGGGACAGGGGAAGAGGGCACACCCACTAAGCCTTCCAAAACAGCTTCTTCAACTCAG GAAATACCAACAACACATTATTATCCTGATTGGTCGAGCTCAATGCAG GCTTATTATGGTCCTGGAGCCACTCCACCTCCCTTTTTTGCCTCAACTGTTGCTTCCCCAACACCCCATCCCTATATGTGGGGAAGCCAG CACCCTCTGATCCCACCCTATGGAACCCCAGTTCCATACCCAGCTCTATATCCTCCAGGGGGAGTTTATGCTCATCCTAATATGACCATG ACCCCAAACTCTGTACAGACGAATGCAGAGCTGGAAGGGAAGGGCCCTGATGGGAAGGACAAAGCTTCAGCTAAAAAATCCAAAGTAACTTCTGGAAATTCAAGCAAGGCTGGAGAGAGTGCAAAGGCAGCTTCAGGTTCAGGAAATGATGGCGCTTCACAAAG TGCTGAAAGTTGTACTGAGGGTTCATCAGATGGAAGCGATGAGAATAATGACCAACAG GATTTTGCTGCAGGTAAGAAGGGAAGCTTTCATCAGATGCTGGCAGATG GAGCCAATGCACAAAATACCACTGTTGGGGGCATTGTCCAAGGTTCAGTTCCTGGGAAGCCTGTGGCCTCAATGCCTGCAACTAACTTGAATATTGGAATGGACTTATGGAATGCATCCCCTGGTGGGGCCGGAGCTGCAAAAGTGAGACCAAATCCATCTGGCACCTCATCAACACTTGAAGGCGTAATGCCTGAGCAGTGGGGACAG gatgaacgtgaacttaaaaGACAGAAGAGGAAGCAATCTAATAGGGAGTCGGCTCGGAGGTCAAGATTACGAAAACAG CAAGAGTGTGAAGAACTACAGGCAAGGGTGGAAAACTTGAACAATGAGAATCGCACTCTCAGAGATGAGCTGCAGAGACTTTCCAAGGAGTGTGAAAAGCTTACATCCGAAAATGGTTCTATCATG GAAGAATTGACGAGTATATGCGGACCAGATGCAATTGCTAAACTCGAACAGAACATCCCCACATCAGTTCTTCAGTCTCATGGTGGTGATGGCAACAGTTAG
- the LOC122296878 gene encoding G-box-binding factor 1-like isoform X2, giving the protein MGTGEEGTPTKPSKTASSTQAYYGPGATPPPFFASTVASPTPHPYMWGSQHPLIPPYGTPVPYPALYPPGGVYAHPNMTMTPNSVQTNAELEGKGPDGKDKASAKKSKVTSGNSSKAGESAKAASGSGNDGASQSAESCTEGSSDGSDENNDQQDFAAGKKGSFHQMLADGANAQNTTVGGIVQGSVPGKPVASMPATNLNIGMDLWNASPGGAGAAKVRPNPSGTSSTLEGVMPEQWGQDERELKRQKRKQSNRESARRSRLRKQQECEELQARVENLNNENRTLRDELQRLSKECEKLTSENGSIMEELTSICGPDAIAKLEQNIPTSVLQSHGGDGNS; this is encoded by the exons ATGGGGACAGGGGAAGAGGGCACACCCACTAAGCCTTCCAAAACAGCTTCTTCAACTCAG GCTTATTATGGTCCTGGAGCCACTCCACCTCCCTTTTTTGCCTCAACTGTTGCTTCCCCAACACCCCATCCCTATATGTGGGGAAGCCAG CACCCTCTGATCCCACCCTATGGAACCCCAGTTCCATACCCAGCTCTATATCCTCCAGGGGGAGTTTATGCTCATCCTAATATGACCATG ACCCCAAACTCTGTACAGACGAATGCAGAGCTGGAAGGGAAGGGCCCTGATGGGAAGGACAAAGCTTCAGCTAAAAAATCCAAAGTAACTTCTGGAAATTCAAGCAAGGCTGGAGAGAGTGCAAAGGCAGCTTCAGGTTCAGGAAATGATGGCGCTTCACAAAG TGCTGAAAGTTGTACTGAGGGTTCATCAGATGGAAGCGATGAGAATAATGACCAACAG GATTTTGCTGCAGGTAAGAAGGGAAGCTTTCATCAGATGCTGGCAGATG GAGCCAATGCACAAAATACCACTGTTGGGGGCATTGTCCAAGGTTCAGTTCCTGGGAAGCCTGTGGCCTCAATGCCTGCAACTAACTTGAATATTGGAATGGACTTATGGAATGCATCCCCTGGTGGGGCCGGAGCTGCAAAAGTGAGACCAAATCCATCTGGCACCTCATCAACACTTGAAGGCGTAATGCCTGAGCAGTGGGGACAG gatgaacgtgaacttaaaaGACAGAAGAGGAAGCAATCTAATAGGGAGTCGGCTCGGAGGTCAAGATTACGAAAACAG CAAGAGTGTGAAGAACTACAGGCAAGGGTGGAAAACTTGAACAATGAGAATCGCACTCTCAGAGATGAGCTGCAGAGACTTTCCAAGGAGTGTGAAAAGCTTACATCCGAAAATGGTTCTATCATG GAAGAATTGACGAGTATATGCGGACCAGATGCAATTGCTAAACTCGAACAGAACATCCCCACATCAGTTCTTCAGTCTCATGGTGGTGATGGCAACAGTTAG
- the LOC122296878 gene encoding G-box-binding factor 1-like isoform X3, with the protein MGTGEEGTPTKPSKTASSTQEIPTTHYYPDWSSSMQAYYGPGATPPPFFASTVASPTPHPYMWGSQHPLIPPYGTPVPYPALYPPGGVYAHPNMTMTPNSVQTNAELEGKGPDGKDKASAKKSKVTSGNSSKAGESAKAASGSGNDGASQSAESCTEGSSDGSDENNDQQDFAAGKKGSFHQMLADGANAQNTTVGGIVQGSVPGKPVASMPATNLNIGMDLWNASPGGAGAAKVRPNPSGTSSTLEGVMPEQWGQDERELKRQKRKQSNRESARRSRLRKQNDVKLREHHFFD; encoded by the exons ATGGGGACAGGGGAAGAGGGCACACCCACTAAGCCTTCCAAAACAGCTTCTTCAACTCAG GAAATACCAACAACACATTATTATCCTGATTGGTCGAGCTCAATGCAG GCTTATTATGGTCCTGGAGCCACTCCACCTCCCTTTTTTGCCTCAACTGTTGCTTCCCCAACACCCCATCCCTATATGTGGGGAAGCCAG CACCCTCTGATCCCACCCTATGGAACCCCAGTTCCATACCCAGCTCTATATCCTCCAGGGGGAGTTTATGCTCATCCTAATATGACCATG ACCCCAAACTCTGTACAGACGAATGCAGAGCTGGAAGGGAAGGGCCCTGATGGGAAGGACAAAGCTTCAGCTAAAAAATCCAAAGTAACTTCTGGAAATTCAAGCAAGGCTGGAGAGAGTGCAAAGGCAGCTTCAGGTTCAGGAAATGATGGCGCTTCACAAAG TGCTGAAAGTTGTACTGAGGGTTCATCAGATGGAAGCGATGAGAATAATGACCAACAG GATTTTGCTGCAGGTAAGAAGGGAAGCTTTCATCAGATGCTGGCAGATG GAGCCAATGCACAAAATACCACTGTTGGGGGCATTGTCCAAGGTTCAGTTCCTGGGAAGCCTGTGGCCTCAATGCCTGCAACTAACTTGAATATTGGAATGGACTTATGGAATGCATCCCCTGGTGGGGCCGGAGCTGCAAAAGTGAGACCAAATCCATCTGGCACCTCATCAACACTTGAAGGCGTAATGCCTGAGCAGTGGGGACAG gatgaacgtgaacttaaaaGACAGAAGAGGAAGCAATCTAATAGGGAGTCGGCTCGGAGGTCAAGATTACGAAAACAG AATGATGTGAAGCTGAGGGAACATCATTTCTTTGATTGA